CTCAAAAGCTTCATCCGGAAGCAAACGCCTCGATGAAAAGAAGGATCTACCAGGCGAGGAACCAACCCGCCCGCCCGCCCGCCCGCCCGCCCGCCCGCGCACTCCGCTGAAGAGAGCGCGGTCCCCGAGACGCGGCCTGCCTTCCCCGTCGTAGGCATCGGCGCTTCGGCCGGCGGGCTGGAGGCGTTCACGCAGCTCCTCCGGAGCCTGCCGGTCGATACCGGCATGGCGTTCGTCCTCGTGCAGCACCTCGCTCCGACGCACCAGAGCGCCCTCGCGGGCATCCTCTCACGCGCCACTTCGATGCCGGTCACCGAGGTCGCGGACGAGCCGGAGGTTCAGCCGAACCGGGTCTACGTGATCCCTCCGGACCGGGACATGGTCATCGCTCACGGGCACCTCCAGCTGCAGCCGCGCTCGGCTCCACGCCACCATCCGATCGATCAGTTCTTCCGCTCCCTGGCGAAGAGTCAGGGGCACCTGGCCGTCGGCGTCGTGCTTTCAGGCACGGCCACCGACGGGACGCTGGGGCTTGCGGACATCAAGGCCGAGGGCGGGATCACCTTCGCCCAGGACGAGACGGCCCAGTACGATGGCATGCCGCAGAGCGCCATCGCCTCCGGAGCGGTCGATTTCGTATTGTCGCCCGAGGGAATCGCCGAGGAGATCGGCCGCATCGCCACCCACCCTTTCCTGGCTCCGGTCGCAGCCGCGAGGCACATCGAGGACCGGACGCGGGCCGACGCGCCCGGCAAGCAGGACCTGGCCCCCGTCCTGCATCTTGTCCGCTCCCGGACCGGGATCGATTTCACGCAGTACAAGGCGAGTACCCTCCTGCGGCGCGTCACGCGCCGGATGGTGCTCCTCAAGAAAGCGGGAGTTCGTGAGTACACGGAGTTCCTGCGGGGCCACCCCGCGGAAGCCGAGGCCCTTTATCAGGACATGCTGATCAATGTCACCAGCTTCTTCAGGGACCCTGAAATGTTCGAGGCCTTGAAGACCAGCGTCATCCCGGCACTCCTGAAAGATCGCTCCCGTCAGGACGGGATTCGCATCTGGATCCTGGGATGTTCCACCGGCGAGGAAGCCTATTCGCTCGCCATGGTCCTCTCCGAGGTGATGGAGTCTCTCAACGGCGTCGCCTCCGTACAGATCTTCGCCACCGATCTGAACAGCGTGGCGGTCGAACGGGCGAGAGGCGGGGCTTACCCGAAGGAGCGCCTGGAGAACGTTTCGCGCGAACGCCTTCGCCGGTTCTTCGTCGAAGCGGAAGGAAGCTTCCGGATCAGCAAGCCCATCCGCGACATGTGCATCTTCTCGCGGCACAACGTGCTGTCCGATCCCCCCTTCTCGCGCATGGATCTCGTCAGCTGCCGAAATCTTCTCATCTACCTGGAGCCGCCGCTCCAGCAACGGGTGATCCCCATTCTTCATTACGCCCTCAAGCCGACGGGATATCTCGTCCTCGGGGCGTCCGAGACACTCGGCCAGTTCCGCCCTCTGTTCGGGATCGAGGACCAGAAGCACAAGATCTTCTTCAAGAAGCCCGGCGCCGCGCGAATGCCGCCGGTGTTGCCCAGGCGGCCGCCGGCCGGTGAGGGACAGGAACCGTCCCCGCGGGCAACTGCGACTGGCACCGCGGCCGTATTCAGCGACGCCGACCTCTACCGGGAGGCCGACCGCCTGCTGATCGGATTCGCTCCTGCCGCGGTGCTGGTGGACGTGAATTTCGAGATACTCCAGTTCCGGGGAGACACCGAATCCTACCTGGTGCCGGCCGAGGGCAAGTCGAGCTTTGCGCTCCTCAAGATGGCCCGCCCGGGCCTGCTCGTTCCCCTCCGCTCGGCGCTCCAGCGGGCGGCGAAGCAGAACAAGCCGGTGCGCGAGGAAGGTGTGAGAGTCCGGTCGAAAAACGGTTACCGAGACGTGAGGCTCGCGGTCATCCCGGTCAAAGGCGCCTCCGGGGGAGACGGGGGGTTCCTCGTCATGTTCGAGGAGCTTCCGGTCAAGGGCCGCCGCGACGGGACCGCGAAGCGCGAGGCGAGGGGCGCCTCGAAATCCGAGCGGCAGTCCGCCCAAGAGGTCAGCCGACTCGAGCATGAGCTGACGAGCACCCGGGAATACCTCCAATCGCTGAGCGAGCAGCACGACAGCGCGATCGAAGAGCTGCAGTCCACGAACGAGGAGTCCCAATCGGTCAATGAAGAGCTCCAGAGCATCAACGAAGAGCTCGAAACCTCGAAAGAGGAGATCCAGTCCGCCAACGAGGAATTGACCATCGTCAACGAGGAGCTGAACAACCGCAACCTGGAGCTGGGCCGGCTGAACAACGACCTGACGAACCTGATCAACAGCGTCCAGGTGGCGATCATCATCGTAGGACGCGATCTGTGCATACGGCGGTTCAGCCCTCTGTCGGAGAAGCTCCTGAACATCATCTCCTCAGACGTGGGCCGGCCGATCACCGACATACGGATGAAGGTCGACCTTCCGGAGCTCGAGTCGCTCCTCACAGAGGTCATCGACAAGGTCTCTTTCGT
This genomic window from Candidatus Polarisedimenticolia bacterium contains:
- a CDS encoding CheR family methyltransferase; its protein translation is MGASAGGLEAFTQLLRSLPVDTGMAFVLVQHLAPTHQSALAGILSRATSMPVTEVADEPEVQPNRVYVIPPDRDMVIAHGHLQLQPRSAPRHHPIDQFFRSLAKSQGHLAVGVVLSGTATDGTLGLADIKAEGGITFAQDETAQYDGMPQSAIASGAVDFVLSPEGIAEEIGRIATHPFLAPVAAARHIEDRTRADAPGKQDLAPVLHLVRSRTGIDFTQYKASTLLRRVTRRMVLLKKAGVREYTEFLRGHPAEAEALYQDMLINVTSFFRDPEMFEALKTSVIPALLKDRSRQDGIRIWILGCSTGEEAYSLAMVLSEVMESLNGVASVQIFATDLNSVAVERARGGAYPKERLENVSRERLRRFFVEAEGSFRISKPIRDMCIFSRHNVLSDPPFSRMDLVSCRNLLIYLEPPLQQRVIPILHYALKPTGYLVLGASETLGQFRPLFGIEDQKHKIFFKKPGAARMPPVLPRRPPAGEGQEPSPRATATGTAAVFSDADLYREADRLLIGFAPAAVLVDVNFEILQFRGDTESYLVPAEGKSSFALLKMARPGLLVPLRSALQRAAKQNKPVREEGVRVRSKNGYRDVRLAVIPVKGASGGDGGFLVMFEELPVKGRRDGTAKREARGASKSERQSAQEVSRLEHELTSTREYLQSLSEQHDSAIEELQSTNEESQSVNEELQSINEELETSKEEIQSANEELTIVNEELNNRNLELGRLNNDLTNLINSVQVAIIIVGRDLCIRRFSPLSEKLLNIISSDVGRPITDIRMKVDLPELESLLTEVIDKVSFVEREVKARDGRWYSLRIRPYMTLEAKIEGAVLMMTDIDVIRRAREYAESVVATVRDPLLVLDSDLRVRTASRSFYHCFHVTREETVGRLIFELGDGQWNIQELRRLLGNILPGVSTIEDFHVEKEFEHIGHRIMRLNARKLVVPGEEQECILLVIEDVSFLTRLEAAARENLQRFKVLFEQSPLPKWTFDLETLRFIDVNDAAVALYGYAREEFLEMTVLDVCTPESGEALRDALHTTQRLPSDETAQHRKKSGEIVDVEVRLSQIEVNAQRIFLATVIDVTERHRLERELRVRADELEAANRDKADFIAVLSHELRTPLNAISGWAEVLKRPGLSDDDRQKGIEIIARNSRMQAQLISDVLDAERISTGKLSLMLKRVDLRDEVRAAVDSVSPAAQEKRIRVESDAGASPVFILGDSARLQQILGNLLSNAVKFTPDRGEIQVALRQEDSRAEVSVSDSGVGIASQVLPHIFERFRRGEAPASRLKGGLGLGLAVSKQLVELHGGSISVRSSGKGKGATFTVSLPLISGTRASLQAVREQPDTSPASLSGLMVLVVDDEVAARESLRRMLEDQGADVVSVKSADEALEVLQRQRPDVLVSDIGMPGRNGYDLMRTIRALPPERGGTVPAIALTAFGSVQDRERALAEGYKVHLAKPVDSTELFSTIVALVKAPRL